The following are encoded in a window of Cytophagales bacterium genomic DNA:
- a CDS encoding CBS domain-containing protein, which yields MIKPITVKDYMATNLLTLKADDTIYHAIKFLLKHHISGAPVVDDNYKLIGIISEKDCLKLIAKGGSFNLYDVTVADYMTKKVETIPPEMDIYYTAGIFLKNPYRRLPVVEEGKLVGQISRRDILLAIKENIQPAK from the coding sequence ATGATAAAACCAATTACTGTAAAAGATTACATGGCTACAAACCTATTGACGCTTAAAGCTGATGACACTATTTACCATGCTATTAAATTTCTTCTCAAGCATCATATATCAGGAGCGCCTGTAGTTGATGACAACTATAAACTCATAGGTATTATATCAGAAAAAGACTGCCTTAAATTGATAGCGAAAGGGGGGAGTTTTAATCTGTATGATGTAACAGTTGCTGATTATATGACTAAAAAAGTAGAAACTATTCCTCCTGAAATGGACATTTATTACACTGCAGGAATATTTTTAAAGAACCCGTACAGAAGATTACCCGTAGTAGAAGAGGGCAAATTGGTTGGTCAAATCAGTCGCAGGGACATATTACTGGCAATTAAAGAAAATATCCAACCTGCTAAATAA
- a CDS encoding T9SS type A sorting domain-containing protein, which translates to MILTDDNGCQGSGSVIINNLPAVSASITGTNASCPGICDGAADLTPTGGTTPYTYLWSNGATTQDVINICAGTYSVTVTDDNGCQDSASVTINNQTTLSSTILATDISCNGTCDGEADLTVTGGLNPISYSWSNGETTEDIFNLCAGSYNVSITDMGGCTISDGVTITEQVVLNVSITANNVSCNGACDGDAAATVSGGATPYTYSWNTTPTQTTSTATGLCPGTYTVTVTDNNNCQAVNTISITEPPLLSGTTVKTDIDCGGNCNGSIDLTPSGGTLPYSFLWSNGATTEDIFNLCAGTYTVTVTDNNGCPISFTDTITEPPPLSATILSSTNAICFGNCDGSADLTVSGGLAPYTYSWTNGSTNQDPIDLCAGTNTVTVTDANGCQTSTSVTISEPPLLFIDLLDIVNPPSCGGVNNGEVEVIIAGGTPGYTYLWSDGQTTDIAIDLVAGFYTVTITDASGCTIDSTFVLNEDAAPILSISSQTNVSCYGGNDGSVSISVTGGSPPYTHLWNTGATTSSLSNLTSGVYTDTVTDNALCRSLIQVTITQPDSFSTTIIGTLTGCSVCNGTADLTVSGGTIPYTYNWSNGATTQDISGLCTGTYTVTVTDASLCQIMDSVQINQSTDLSSTISGINVSCFGGSDGSVDLTVTGGTSPYSYIWEHGATTEDLTNIPAGNYAVTVTDVNGCITTNSITVTEPLQLTSSIIVTDVSCNGSNDGSADLTVSGGTAPYTYLWSTGDTTQDLIAIPAGAYTVSITDANGCTTSDTATINEPPLITLSTSSTNATCGDTNGTASVSATGGIAPYTYQWDDLLLQTTDTATGLAAGTYTVTVTDNNGCTASISVIVNNDIPVVTITASANVSCNGVCDGTAATSVSGGVLPYIYSWDNGETTSTAIALCAGLRTVLVTDSNNCITSASVTITEPALLTTSIITTDVSCNGNSDGAADLTVSGGTLPYTYLWSTGDITQDITGLLPGTYTVTVTDSNNCIVNDTAMISEPAILTTGVIGTEVSCNGGSDGAADLTVSGGTLPFTYLWSTGDITQDLIGIPAGTYTVSITDANSCTANDTVTISESTALITNIISTNVNCKGGSDGYADLNVSGGTIPYSYLWSSGNITQDLLAIPAGTYIITVTDANGCTANDTVIISEPPALAISIAAFNVSCNGTCNGAADLTVAGGIIPYTYSWSNGATTQDISGLCAGTYIVDVSDSNGCIASDTVTISEPSALVLIMSSTDAACGACDGTASVIVTGGTPGFTYIWSSGGTGDTDTGLCAGTYCVVVTDAAGCIDSNCVGVNNIGGTALTYVFTDVTCNGDSDGSINLTVSGGTPPFTYSWSNGANTEDISSLPANAYTVTVTDSNNCITSETVTINEPAAIITSISSTGVSCNGSNDGSATVSASGGTGAYAYLWNDPGAQSTATAAGLSSGTYIVIVTDSNGCIAFDTVIITEPTILNAIITSSTDISCNGGSDGMIDLTITGGMIPYSYIWSSGATTEDLINIPAGSYSVTVTDANGCTASDSVVINEPNALLLSASSTNANCGDSNGVAIVAVSGGVSPYIYQWNDPMAQTNDTAAGLSVGLYTITVADNNGCIAVDTVMVNNDVPVATITAIFSASCNGLCDGTATVSASGGVTPYAYLWDNGETTATAIALCAGNRTVTVTDSNNCIAADTVTINEPTAINITILSSADVSCNGGNDGSIDITVSGGTPPYTYSWSNGATTEDISSLSAGTYSVIIMDSNNCTANEVVIISEPVALILTTSGTDVSCYGACDGSVSVSVSGGTVPYTYSWNPSCSIFGAPTCPGSCAGTYNVIVTDLNGCTGTDSVTINEPPALSTSIISSTDVSCNGGNDGAANLIVTGGTSPYSYLWSNGSTAEDLGGISAGSYTVDVTDSNGCLANDTVVISEPAALVLTMSATDATCDSSDGSAAVSVTGGIPGYTYLWNDSLNQTTATVTGLGAGIYTVIVTDSNGCVSSNTVGINNTGAPFLSYIPTDVTCNAGNNGSIDLTISGGTPPFGFFWSNGETTEDINNLAAGTYSVTVVDSNNCLANEIVIINEPPVLISNITSSDVNCNGWSDGNAFLTVTGGTLPYSFNWSNGDTIEDIINLTGGMYSVIITDSNGCNIYDTVLINEPAAITTNIVKVNILCYGDSTGFADLTVTGGTLPYSYSWSNGAAIQDISNLPAGNYYVVITDGMGCTANDSITIEEPLALNAVVVSTNVSCNSGNNGIADLTVSGGIAPYAYFWSNFTVTEDLTGLSVGTYEVIVTDSNGCTISATVSITEPPALVVNTSASNISCNSLCDGIASAIVSGGILPYTWSWNTTPVQTTATITGVCAGKYFVTVTDGNACIDSASIILFEPDALSLAVGSVNATCGNSNGEAYISSLTGGTVPYTFLWNDPGAQITDTATDLAAGTYTITVTDSNGCADGAVVSVNDAGTPNALITTSNNVSCNGNNDGSATVTVIGGTLPYSYQWNDPANQITATVTGLGAGTFSVFVTDSNGCTGSDSVVISEPPTITIVADSILSPTPGNNNGAIILTVSGGATPYSFSWSNGDTTQNLFVIGAGTYTIIITDANGCIDSASFTVTEVTGMNQFQVPGFGFQVYPNPATGYITLQIVLPEKENINIEIWNVFGVNIYTNSLYDVENIKKEVDLSKYANGVYFVKLVVGEKVMYKRVVIAK; encoded by the coding sequence GTGATCTTAACCGATGACAATGGCTGTCAGGGGTCAGGCTCCGTAATAATCAATAACCTACCGGCTGTATCTGCAAGTATAACAGGAACAAATGCTAGCTGCCCCGGTATTTGTGACGGAGCTGCTGATCTTACACCAACTGGCGGCACAACGCCATATACTTATCTGTGGTCTAATGGAGCCACTACCCAGGATGTAATTAATATATGCGCAGGAACTTATTCTGTAACCGTAACCGATGATAATGGATGCCAGGATAGTGCTTCTGTAACCATCAATAACCAGACAACTTTGAGTTCAACTATTCTTGCTACTGATATAAGCTGTAACGGTACTTGTGATGGTGAGGCAGATCTAACCGTTACGGGAGGGCTAAATCCTATATCATATTCATGGTCTAATGGAGAGACTACTGAGGATATATTTAACCTCTGCGCTGGATCATACAATGTTTCTATTACTGATATGGGTGGTTGCACAATTAGCGATGGCGTTACCATCACCGAGCAGGTTGTTCTTAATGTTTCAATTACAGCCAATAATGTCTCCTGTAATGGTGCTTGTGATGGTGATGCAGCAGCAACTGTTTCAGGCGGTGCTACTCCTTACACCTATTCATGGAACACGACACCAACACAAACAACTTCAACAGCAACCGGATTGTGCCCGGGAACTTATACCGTAACCGTTACTGACAACAATAATTGCCAGGCAGTTAATACCATTTCTATCACCGAACCCCCGCTATTATCTGGCACGACAGTAAAAACTGATATTGATTGTGGCGGAAATTGTAATGGCAGCATTGATCTGACACCTTCAGGTGGAACTTTACCTTATTCTTTCCTATGGTCAAATGGTGCCACTACCGAGGATATTTTTAATCTGTGTGCCGGAACTTACACGGTAACGGTTACAGATAATAATGGCTGCCCGATATCGTTCACTGATACCATTACAGAACCTCCACCTTTAAGTGCAACAATACTCAGCTCTACCAATGCTATTTGTTTTGGTAATTGTGATGGCAGTGCTGACCTAACTGTTTCCGGTGGCTTAGCTCCATACACTTACTCATGGACAAATGGCTCGACCAACCAAGACCCCATTGACCTGTGTGCAGGAACCAATACGGTAACCGTTACCGATGCCAACGGATGCCAAACCAGCACATCAGTGACTATTTCCGAACCTCCCCTGCTCTTTATTGATCTGTTAGATATTGTTAATCCTCCAAGTTGCGGAGGTGTAAATAATGGTGAGGTTGAAGTTATTATTGCTGGCGGAACTCCCGGTTATACCTATTTATGGAGCGATGGACAAACCACTGATATAGCAATTGATCTGGTTGCCGGTTTTTACACAGTTACTATTACAGATGCCAGTGGCTGTACCATAGATTCTACTTTTGTATTAAATGAAGATGCAGCGCCTATACTTAGTATATCTTCCCAAACAAATGTAAGCTGCTATGGTGGAAATGATGGAAGTGTATCTATCTCCGTAACAGGGGGCTCTCCTCCTTATACACATTTATGGAATACCGGTGCAACAACATCATCCTTAAGCAATTTAACATCCGGAGTTTATACAGATACAGTAACTGATAATGCCCTATGCAGGTCTTTAATACAGGTTACTATTACCCAACCCGACTCCTTTTCAACCACCATCATCGGCACACTTACCGGATGCAGCGTCTGTAACGGAACCGCTGATCTGACCGTTAGCGGAGGAACCATCCCTTATACCTATAACTGGTCCAATGGAGCTACTACTCAGGATATCAGTGGACTTTGTACAGGAACCTATACTGTTACCGTTACTGATGCAAGCCTTTGCCAGATAATGGATAGTGTACAAATTAACCAATCTACCGACTTGAGTTCAACCATTTCCGGTATTAATGTATCTTGCTTTGGCGGAAGTGATGGGTCTGTTGATTTAACTGTAACAGGAGGTACATCCCCATATAGTTATATATGGGAACATGGAGCTACTACCGAAGATCTGACGAATATTCCTGCAGGAAATTATGCTGTCACAGTTACTGATGTCAATGGTTGTATTACCACCAACTCAATAACAGTTACAGAACCCCTTCAATTAACCAGTAGTATAATTGTCACAGACGTTAGCTGCAATGGCAGCAATGACGGCTCTGCTGACCTAACAGTTTCAGGTGGTACAGCACCTTATACCTATTTATGGTCAACGGGAGATACTACACAAGACTTAATCGCAATCCCGGCAGGAGCTTATACTGTTTCTATAACTGATGCCAATGGTTGCACAACATCTGATACTGCTACGATCAACGAACCTCCCCTAATTACCCTTTCTACAAGCTCTACCAATGCTACCTGCGGGGATACAAATGGAACAGCTTCGGTTTCTGCCACCGGAGGTATCGCGCCCTATACTTACCAATGGGATGATCTCTTATTGCAAACAACAGATACTGCAACAGGATTAGCTGCCGGTACATATACTGTGACTGTTACTGACAATAACGGTTGCACAGCAAGTATCTCTGTAATCGTAAATAATGATATACCTGTAGTTACCATAACAGCCAGCGCCAATGTTAGCTGTAATGGCGTTTGTGATGGAACTGCTGCGACTTCTGTATCAGGTGGGGTTCTACCCTATATCTATTCATGGGATAATGGAGAAACTACAAGCACCGCAATAGCATTATGTGCAGGGCTTCGTACAGTATTAGTTACTGATAGCAATAATTGTATCACTTCAGCTAGTGTAACTATCACCGAACCAGCTCTTTTAACCACTTCAATTATTACAACAGATGTGAGCTGTAACGGGAATAGTGATGGCGCTGCTGATCTAACCGTTTCCGGGGGTACACTTCCTTATACTTACTTATGGTCCACAGGTGATATAACGCAGGATATAACCGGATTACTTCCAGGTACCTATACAGTCACTGTTACTGACTCTAACAATTGTATAGTCAATGACACAGCAATGATCAGTGAACCGGCAATTTTAACCACTGGGGTCATTGGAACTGAAGTAAGCTGTAATGGAGGCAGTGATGGCGCTGCTGATCTAACCGTTTCCGGTGGTACACTACCTTTTACTTATTTATGGTCAACAGGTGATATAACGCAGGATTTAATTGGTATTCCTGCCGGTACTTATACCGTCTCTATTACTGACGCAAATAGTTGTACTGCTAATGATACTGTAACGATCAGTGAATCAACTGCTTTAATTACAAATATCATTAGTACTAATGTCAATTGTAAAGGGGGCAGTGATGGTTATGCAGACCTAAACGTATCAGGAGGTACGATACCTTATTCCTACTTGTGGTCATCGGGCAATATAACGCAGGATCTATTGGCTATACCTGCCGGTACATATATTATCACTGTTACTGACGCTAACGGTTGTACAGCCAATGATACTGTCATAATCAGTGAACCGCCAGCGCTTGCTATTAGTATTGCCGCATTCAATGTCAGTTGTAATGGTACCTGTAATGGAGCAGCAGATCTGACAGTTGCGGGCGGCATAATTCCTTATACATACTCCTGGTCAAACGGAGCTACAACACAGGATATATCCGGCTTGTGTGCAGGCACTTATATTGTTGATGTTTCAGATTCCAATGGCTGTATTGCCAGCGATACTGTAACAATATCAGAACCGAGCGCTTTGGTATTAATCATGAGCTCTACCGATGCTGCTTGCGGTGCATGTGATGGTACTGCCAGTGTTATTGTTACCGGAGGTACTCCTGGTTTTACATATATATGGAGCAGCGGAGGCACAGGAGATACAGACACGGGACTTTGTGCGGGTACATACTGTGTGGTGGTTACCGATGCTGCCGGCTGTATTGATTCAAACTGTGTTGGTGTGAATAATATTGGCGGAACAGCTCTTACTTATGTATTCACAGATGTTACCTGCAATGGCGATAGTGATGGCTCCATCAATCTTACTGTTAGCGGAGGTACGCCTCCCTTTACTTATAGCTGGTCTAACGGGGCAAACACAGAAGATATTAGTAGTTTACCAGCAAACGCTTATACTGTCACTGTTACCGATAGTAACAACTGTATCACATCCGAAACGGTTACCATCAACGAACCGGCTGCTATAATTACATCTATTTCAAGCACTGGCGTTTCTTGTAATGGCAGTAATGATGGCTCTGCTACCGTAAGCGCTTCAGGTGGAACAGGAGCTTACGCATACCTGTGGAATGACCCCGGAGCCCAATCGACAGCTACGGCTGCCGGATTAAGTTCCGGAACATATATTGTAATCGTTACAGATTCCAACGGATGTATTGCTTTCGATACTGTTATCATCACGGAGCCAACAATATTGAACGCTATTATTACTTCCAGTACAGATATCTCCTGCAATGGCGGCAGTGATGGTATGATTGACCTGACCATAACAGGTGGTATGATACCTTATTCATACATATGGTCTAGTGGAGCAACTACGGAAGACTTAATCAATATACCGGCAGGATCCTATAGTGTTACTGTAACGGATGCTAACGGATGTACAGCAAGTGATAGTGTTGTTATTAATGAACCTAACGCACTATTACTTTCTGCAAGCAGCACAAATGCTAACTGCGGAGATTCAAATGGGGTGGCTATAGTTGCAGTAAGTGGTGGTGTATCTCCTTATATTTACCAATGGAATGATCCAATGGCACAAACCAATGACACTGCTGCTGGATTGTCTGTGGGTTTATATACCATTACAGTTGCAGATAACAATGGCTGCATTGCTGTTGACACTGTAATGGTTAATAATGATGTTCCTGTTGCTACCATTACTGCAATTTTCAGCGCTTCCTGTAACGGTTTATGTGATGGAACTGCCACCGTTTCAGCATCTGGTGGGGTTACTCCCTATGCTTACTTGTGGGATAACGGTGAGACAACTGCCACGGCAATAGCATTGTGTGCAGGAAACCGAACTGTTACGGTCACTGACAGTAATAATTGTATTGCAGCAGATACTGTTACCATTAATGAACCAACTGCGATAAATATCACTATTTTATCAAGCGCTGATGTTTCATGTAATGGCGGCAATGATGGCTCTATAGACATTACTGTAAGCGGAGGGACACCTCCATACACTTATAGCTGGTCTAACGGTGCTACTACTGAAGATATCAGTAGTTTATCTGCAGGTACTTATAGTGTAATAATTATGGATTCTAATAATTGTACAGCCAACGAAGTAGTAATAATTAGCGAACCTGTTGCTCTTATTCTTACTACCTCAGGGACAGATGTAAGTTGTTATGGCGCCTGTGATGGTTCTGTTTCTGTATCGGTTTCTGGTGGAACAGTTCCTTATACCTATTCATGGAATCCTTCTTGTTCAATTTTTGGGGCACCTACCTGTCCTGGTTCATGTGCAGGAACATATAATGTAATTGTAACCGATTTAAACGGCTGTACTGGTACAGACAGCGTTACTATTAATGAACCACCTGCCTTAAGTACTTCAATTATTTCAAGCACTGATGTTTCCTGTAACGGGGGCAATGACGGAGCAGCAAACCTCATTGTAACGGGAGGAACATCACCCTATTCGTACCTATGGTCTAATGGTTCCACCGCAGAAGATCTGGGTGGAATATCAGCAGGAAGCTATACTGTGGATGTCACTGATTCCAATGGGTGTTTAGCAAATGATACAGTTGTAATAAGTGAACCTGCTGCTCTTGTATTGACCATGAGCGCCACTGACGCCACCTGTGATTCCTCAGATGGCAGCGCTGCTGTTAGTGTTACAGGCGGAATCCCGGGCTACACTTATTTATGGAACGATTCACTGAATCAGACTACGGCAACTGTTACTGGCTTAGGTGCCGGCATATACACCGTAATTGTAACTGATAGCAATGGATGTGTTAGTTCCAATACTGTAGGAATAAATAATACAGGCGCTCCGTTTTTGTCTTATATTCCCACAGATGTTACCTGCAACGCTGGCAATAACGGATCCATAGATCTTACGATAAGCGGTGGAACTCCTCCATTCGGCTTTTTCTGGTCAAATGGTGAAACCACTGAAGATATTAATAATTTAGCTGCGGGCACATATAGTGTTACAGTAGTAGATTCCAATAATTGCTTAGCCAATGAAATCGTAATTATTAACGAACCTCCGGTATTAATAAGTAATATTACTTCCTCTGATGTAAACTGTAATGGCTGGAGTGATGGCAATGCATTTCTTACAGTTACCGGTGGTACCCTACCCTATTCATTTAATTGGTCAAATGGAGACACTATTGAGGATATTATTAACCTTACGGGGGGAATGTATTCGGTAATCATTACAGATTCAAATGGGTGTAATATTTATGATACAGTGTTGATCAATGAACCTGCTGCAATAACCACCAATATCGTGAAAGTAAATATACTGTGTTATGGTGACAGCACCGGATTTGCTGACCTTACTGTTACAGGTGGTACTTTACCATATAGTTACAGTTGGTCAAATGGAGCAGCTATACAGGATATTAGTAATCTACCTGCGGGCAACTATTATGTGGTCATAACAGATGGAATGGGCTGTACAGCAAATGACAGCATAACAATTGAAGAACCACTTGCTTTGAACGCAGTTGTTGTGAGTACGAATGTTAGCTGTAATAGCGGCAACAACGGAATAGCTGACCTGACGGTGTCAGGTGGTATAGCGCCATATGCTTATTTCTGGTCAAATTTTACAGTTACCGAAGATTTAACGGGGTTATCAGTAGGTACCTATGAAGTGATTGTCACAGATTCGAATGGCTGCACTATATCCGCAACTGTATCCATCACTGAACCGCCTGCATTAGTTGTGAACACCTCCGCCAGTAATATAAGTTGTAATAGCTTATGTGATGGTATAGCTTCTGCAATAGTCTCCGGTGGGATTTTGCCCTATACCTGGTCATGGAATACTACCCCGGTTCAAACTACGGCAACCATAACAGGGGTATGTGCCGGGAAATACTTTGTTACTGTTACGGATGGTAATGCATGTATTGATAGCGCTTCTATTATACTTTTTGAACCAGACGCATTATCACTCGCAGTTGGCAGCGTGAACGCTACATGCGGTAATTCCAATGGAGAAGCTTATATATCATCTTTAACAGGCGGTACTGTCCCTTACACATTCCTATGGAATGATCCGGGCGCTCAAATTACTGATACTGCTACCGACCTGGCTGCAGGAACTTATACTATTACCGTTACCGATTCAAATGGCTGTGCAGATGGTGCAGTTGTTTCTGTAAATGATGCCGGTACTCCTAATGCTTTAATTACAACTTCTAATAACGTGAGTTGTAATGGTAACAACGATGGAAGCGCCACCGTTACTGTAATTGGCGGCACCCTGCCCTATAGCTATCAATGGAATGATCCCGCAAATCAAATTACAGCAACTGTTACCGGGTTGGGTGCCGGAACATTTTCGGTATTTGTTACCGATAGTAATGGCTGTACCGGATCCGATAGTGTTGTTATATCAGAACCACCTACGATTACTATTGTAGCAGATTCTATTCTATCACCTACACCGGGAAATAATAATGGGGCAATTATTCTAACCGTATCCGGGGGCGCTACACCCTATTCGTTTTCCTGGAGTAATGGGGATACCACACAAAATCTTTTCGTAATAGGAGCCGGCACTTATACAATAATTATCACCGATGCCAATGGATGTATTGATTCTGCCAGTTTTACAGTGACTGAAGTTACGGGCATGAATCAGTTTCAAGTTCCGGGTTTCGGCTTTCAGGTTTATCCCAACCCCGCCACCGGGTATATTACACTTCAAATAGTTTTACCCGAAAAGGAAAACATTAATATTGAAATATGGAATGTTTTTGGAGTGAATATCTATACAAATTCACTATATGATGTTGAAAATATTAAAAAGGAGGTGGATCTGAGCAAATACGCCAATGGGGTTTATTTTGTGAAATTGGTTGTTGGGGAGAAAGTGATGTATAAGAGGGTAGTGATTGCGAAATAG
- a CDS encoding zinc metalloprotease, giving the protein MKKNLLSIVYLLIVFGFLFGQTKQQSAFTKIQNHNTYQRCGTMQHMQYLFSNNPGLEQKLKDDEIKLQQSIANQANNIPLKIAPIMTIPTVVHIVWRTGAENISDAQALAMIDRMNEDFRRLNADAVNTPADFLSVAADMEIEYCLALVDPSGNPTNGITRRQTTVTSFSTNDDVKFTANGGDDAWDVTQYFNIWICNLSGNLLGYGEFPTGPPVSNTFGAVQDFCNSDGSCPPFDMNRTMVHELSHCFRLRHIWGDDAGACSGSDLVGDTPNQANSTSGCPGFPTTDACSPSPPGIMFMNYMDYSADACYNMFTLGQKTRARAAITNFLSSLLTSTVCGAPTALDAGISTIISPTGTFCADSIFPVVTLKNFGSNTLTSVDIEYQLDGGPINTLFWTGNLIT; this is encoded by the coding sequence ATGAAAAAAAACCTGCTTTCTATCGTGTATCTTCTGATCGTTTTTGGCTTCCTGTTCGGTCAAACCAAACAGCAATCTGCATTTACTAAAATTCAAAACCACAATACCTATCAACGCTGCGGTACCATGCAGCACATGCAATACCTGTTTTCAAACAATCCGGGCCTTGAACAAAAATTGAAAGATGATGAAATAAAATTACAGCAGAGTATTGCCAATCAAGCCAATAATATTCCTCTAAAAATAGCTCCCATAATGACCATCCCTACTGTTGTACATATTGTATGGAGGACCGGGGCTGAAAATATATCCGATGCACAAGCTTTAGCTATGATAGACAGGATGAATGAAGATTTCAGAAGATTAAATGCCGATGCAGTAAATACTCCTGCTGACTTTCTAAGTGTTGCTGCTGATATGGAAATAGAATATTGCCTTGCCCTGGTAGACCCTTCAGGTAATCCTACCAATGGGATCACCCGAAGACAAACAACAGTTACCAGCTTTAGCACCAATGACGATGTAAAATTTACAGCAAACGGAGGAGATGATGCCTGGGATGTTACACAATATTTCAATATATGGATTTGCAATTTAAGCGGGAACTTATTGGGATATGGCGAATTTCCAACCGGTCCTCCCGTGTCTAATACTTTTGGCGCGGTTCAAGATTTTTGCAACTCTGATGGCTCGTGCCCGCCTTTTGATATGAACAGAACTATGGTCCATGAACTTTCGCATTGTTTCAGACTGCGTCATATTTGGGGAGATGATGCTGGCGCTTGCTCAGGCTCAGACCTTGTGGGTGACACGCCAAACCAGGCAAATTCCACTTCAGGCTGCCCCGGTTTTCCAACAACTGACGCATGTTCCCCCTCTCCTCCGGGCATTATGTTCATGAATTATATGGATTATTCTGCTGATGCCTGTTACAATATGTTTACTCTGGGTCAAAAAACAAGAGCAAGAGCAGCTATTACCAATTTTTTATCTTCTCTTCTTACGTCCACTGTATGTGGAGCACCCACTGCTCTTGATGCAGGCATATCAACAATTATTTCTCCAACAGGTACCTTCTGTGCTGATTCTATTTTTCCAGTTGTTACTCTTAAAAATTTTGGTTCCAACACATTAACTTCCGTTGATATTGAATACCAGCTTGATGGAGGTCCAATCAATACACTTTTTTGGACAGGAAATTTGATAACC